The following proteins come from a genomic window of Triticum aestivum cultivar Chinese Spring chromosome 6A, IWGSC CS RefSeq v2.1, whole genome shotgun sequence:
- the LOC123131560 gene encoding receptor-like serine/threonine-protein kinase SD1-7: MALLVFLLLFGQILLCTGADTINSTTPLSGSQKIVSQGSKFTLGFYSPPKPQSKTISSTSDDYYYIGIWYSTVPLLTPVWTATADMLVSAPTAASLEIAKDGNLVLRDQTRNRQIWSTNVSISSNSTMAIIRDSGSLELTDASNPSIVYWQSIDHPTDTWLPGAKLGLNKITGVSNRLVSWKNSADPSPGLFSLELDPNGTTQLFIRWNESVNYWTSGPWNGKYFTLMPEAAKNIYRFQFINNATESYLSYSMEEDSLVSRFIIDVTGQTKQLIWMDSKQQWILVWAQPQPWCDVYALCGAYGSCTNPLNASDTYCNCVKGFSQKVQSDWDLQDYSGGCKRNAPLFCETNSSSAHTQSDKFYVMTDVRLPDNARGAVAKSSQECQVACLNNCSCTAYAYNPAGCVVWHEDLINLQEQYSGEGGGTLLLRLAASELPDQQRTSELPDQQRTKTRISGSVVGGVAAVLIILAIMSFFLFQKCRRDRTLRISENAGAAPTDFRYTDLLDDIRSIDSLLLDLSTLRAATNDFGEGNMLGKGGFGMVHKGVLPDGKQIAVKRLCQSSTQGIGELKSELVLVAKLRHRNLVSLIGVCLEEQEKILVYEFMPNRSLDTILFDSEKCRDLDWERRFKIISGVARGLRYLHEESQLKIVHRDLKASNILLDLDYNPKISDFGLAKIFGGDQSEDVTRRIAGTYGYMSPEYAMHGQYSAKSDAFSFGVLVLEIVTGRRNNGSCNSEQYVYLVNLVWEYWTRGKVIELIDPSLSDHPSHVDQVLKCIQIGLLCVQNRPEDRPTMSSVNVMLSSQSARLPSVSMPAFSDGLSGRSDNNSEAASSNGMTITKLEPR, encoded by the exons ATGGCtcttctcgtcttcctcctcctgttCGGCCAAATCCTACTCTGCACAGGCGCCGACACCATCAACTCCACCACACCGCTGTCCGGCTCACAGAAGATTGTGTCACAGGGCAGCAAGTTCACCTTGGGCTTCTACTCCCCACCCAAACCGCAAAGTAAGACCATCTCTTCCACCTCTGACGATTACTACTACATAGGCATATGGTACAGCACTGTACCACTGTTGACCCCTGTGTGGACGGCAACTGCCGACATGCTGGTGTCTGCCCCAACCGCCGCTTCCTTGGAAATTGCCAAGGACGGCAACCTTGTCCTCCGTGATCAGACCAGGAACCGGCAGATATGGTCGACCAACGTGAGCATATCCTCCaactccaccatggccatcatcaggGACAGCGGTAGCCTCGAGCTCACCGATGCTTCCAATCCATCCATTGTTTATTGGCAAAGCATAGACCATCCCACAGACACCTGGCTTCCGGGGGCCAAGCTTGGACTGAACAAGATCACTGGTGTGAGCAACAGGCTTGTTTCTTGGAAGAACAGCGCAGACCCATCTCCTGGGCTGTTCTCTCTGGAGCTAGACCCAAACGGCACAACACAACTTTTCATCCGGTGGAACGAATCCGTAAACTACTGGACCAGTGGCCCCTGGAACGGCAAATACTTCACCCTGATGCCAGAGGCTGCCAAGAACATATACCGCTTCCAATTCATCAACAACGCCACAGAAAGCTACCTCTCCTACTCGATGGAGGAGGATTCATTAGTCTCGCGGTTCATCATTGACGTGACTGGACAGACCAAGCAGCTGATATGGATGGATTCCAAACAACAGTGGATTTTGGTCTGGGCCCAGCCACAGCCATGGTGCGACGTGTATGCGCTTTGTGGAGCATACGGCAGCTGCACCAACCCCCTCAATGCGAGTGACACGTACTGCAACTGTGTCAAGGGGTTCAGCCAGAAGGTTCAGAGTGACTGGGACCTCCAAGATTACAGTGGTGGATGCAAGAGGAATGCACCATTGTTCTGCGAGACCAACTCGAGCTCCGCGCACACTCAGTCTGATAAGTTCTATGTCATGACAGATGTGAGGCTACCTGATAATGCTCGGGGTGCAGTTGCCAAAAGCTCTCAAGAATGTCAGGTGGCTTGTCTGAATAATTGCTCTTGCACTGCTTACGCTTACAATCCCGCCGGGTGCGTTGTTTGGCATGAGGACCTGATTAACCTCCAAGAGCAATACAGCGGAGAAGGAGGTGGCACACTCCTGCTCAGGCTTGCAGCATCCGAGCTGCCAGATCAACAAAGGACATCCGAGCTGCCAGATCAACAAAGGACGAAAACAAGGATCAGTGGTTCAGTTGTTGGTGGAGTTGCTGCAGTTTTGATAATTCTTGCGATTATGTCGTTCTTCCTATTTCAGAAGTGCCGCCGAGACAGAACTCTTCGGATATCCGAGAATGCTGGAGCTGCACCGACTGACTTCAGGTACACTGATCTGTTGGATGATATTCGAAGCATCGATTCACTTCTTCTCGATCTATCAACACTAAGAGCGGCAACAAATGACTTTGGCGAAGGAAATATGCTTGGTAAAGGAGGTTTTGGGATGGTTCATAAG GGAGTCCTACCTGACGGTAAACAAATAGCAGTAAAAAGACTATGTCAAAGTTCCACACAAGGAATAGGGGAACTGAAAAGCGAACTTGTCCTGGTCGCTAAGCTTCGCCACAGGAATCTTGTGAGCCTCATTGGTGTTTGTTTGGAAGAACAAGAGAAAATACTTGTGTACGAATTTATGCCCAACAGAAGCCTTGACACCATTCTTTTTG ATTCTGAGAAATGCAGAGACCTAGATTGGGAAAGGAGATTCAAGATTATCAGTGGGGTTGCTAGGGGGTTACGGTATCTCCATGAAGAATCTCAATTGAAGATAGTTCACCGTGACCTGAAAGCGAGCAATATCCTATTGGACCTCGATTACAACCCTAAGATTTCTGACTTTGGCTTAGCGAAGATATTTGGAGGGGATCAATCAGAAGATGTCACTAGGCGCATCGCTGGGACATA CGGATACATGTCGCCCGAGTATGCCATGCATGGTCAATATTCAGCGAAGTCGGACGCATTCAGCTTCGGTGTTTTGGTTTTGGAGATTGTCACAGGAAGAAGAAACAATGGCTCCTGCAACTCGGAGCAATATGTCTATCTCGTAAACCTT GTATGGGAGTACTGGACCAGGGGAAAGGTCATCGAGTTGATCGATCCATCCCTTAGCGACCATCCCTCTCACGTTGACCAGGTGCTGAAGTGCATCCAGATCGGTCTGCTGTGTGTGCAGAACAGGCCTGAAGATAGGCCAACGATGTCATCGGTGAATGTTATGCTTAGCAGCCAGAGTGCTCGCCTCCCTTCTGTTTCCATGCCAGCCTTCTCCGACGGATTGAGTGGACGCAGTGATAATAATTCAGAAGCGGCGTCCTCAAATGGAATGACCATCACAAAGCTTGAGCCAAGATGA